One genomic region from Microcystis panniformis FACHB-1757 encodes:
- a CDS encoding caspase family protein, whose product MDPVTFCVGTVIIGVTSIALQQWLLSSGDKRVSTENSPPTKEPPKPTRSPQVFVLQVLHAVQNDPVADELQADKELFWKLFSNSVVLRGRKVQRFEESTKLGTLGKLDELSRLAESGDTVLISISSHGTRIKSTEEPDGIAEYMVLEDTNLSDRDFTTRLAKLQLGVRAYVFASSCHGGGFLNVWQPLEWKANVMSFGVNEEFKNIVIPGTMPYSLLGKCFSQVLKKIETNREILSNKEIFNRVKDIADQLSIHAGPGYSDVTIQMAIVTSSIPEQQDFLNAPFLSERVINTQSNLPEVTGISWNPPNPVYTNTAMTISWKSVDKAVEYDVIVLRDDTTQILHQVVNSNSLNYSLQGADMFHSLTVKISGRCIIEI is encoded by the coding sequence ATGGATCCAGTAACATTTTGTGTCGGCACAGTTATCATTGGCGTTACGTCAATAGCACTACAGCAATGGTTACTGTCGAGTGGGGATAAAAGGGTCTCAACGGAAAATTCTCCACCCACGAAAGAACCTCCAAAGCCCACTCGTTCCCCTCAAGTGTTTGTGCTTCAGGTTCTGCATGCAGTGCAAAATGACCCAGTGGCAGACGAACTGCAAGCAGATAAAGAGCTTTTTTGGAAACTCTTCTCAAATTCGGTTGTTTTGAGAGGGAGAAAAGTTCAAAGATTTGAAGAATCAACAAAACTTGGAACTCTTGGAAAGCTCGATGAATTGAGTAGATTGGCTGAATCTGGTGATACCGTTCTGATTTCAATAAGCTCCCATGGCACGCGAATAAAATCAACAGAAGAACCCGATGGAATAGCAGAATATATGGTGTTGGAAGATACAAATTTGAGCGATAGGGATTTTACAACACGGCTTGCGAAATTGCAGTTGGGGGTTAGAGCCTATGTCTTTGCCTCCTCGTGTCATGGCGGAGGATTTCTAAACGTATGGCAACCTCTTGAATGGAAGGCAAATGTCATGAGTTTTGGGGTAAATGAGGAGTTTAAAAATATTGTAATTCCGGGAACAATGCCATATTCACTGCTTGGCAAATGCTTCAGTCAGGTGCTAAAGAAAATCGAGACAAATAGAGAGATACTCTCCAACAAAGAAATTTTTAATCGTGTTAAGGATATTGCGGATCAATTATCTATCCATGCAGGTCCTGGTTATTCGGACGTTACCATCCAAATGGCGATTGTAACTTCTTCGATTCCTGAACAACAAGACTTCCTAAATGCCCCCTTCCTTTCTGAAAGAGTAATAAATACACAATCTAATCTCCCCGAAGTTACAGGTATTAGTTGGAACCCTCCTAACCCGGTGTATACAAATACTGCAATGACTATTTCTTGGAAATCTGTAGATAAGGCAGTTGAATATGATGTTATCGTTCTCCGTGATGATACTACTCAAATTCTGCATCAAGTAGTGAATAGCAACTCTTTAAATTATTCTCTTCAAGGGGCAGATATGTTTCATTCACTAACAGTAAAGATTTCTGGGCGTTGCATAATAGAGATATGA
- a CDS encoding IS1 family transposase (programmed frameshift) yields MQCPECKSTHIRKNGINKQGKQNHICVTCGRQFIDNYEKQKGYDEKTKRECLTAYVNGMGFRGIERLKGVHHTTVINWVKSVGELLPVAYDPETIPEVGELDELETFVGSKKTKFWVWTAVDHFKKGILGWVIGDHSSETFRPLWELVKSWGCYFYVSDGWSVYPCFIAEGDHIISKTYMTRVEGENTRLRHYLARLHRKTLCYSKSTEMLGYSIRLLIHYLKFQEVPIPY; encoded by the exons ATGCAATGCCCTGAATGTAAATCTACCCATATCCGTAAAAATGGCATCAATAAACAAGGTAAACAAAATCATATTTGTGTAACCTGTGGCCGTCAATTTATTGATAACTATGAAAAACAGAAAGGCTATGACGAAAAAACGAAGCGAGAATGCCTAACTGCCTATGTTAATGGGATGGGATTTAGAGGAATAGAAAGGCTAAAGGGAGTTCATCATACGACCGTAATTAATTGGGTAAAATCTGTGGGAGAATTATTGCCAGTCGCCTATGACCCAGAAACAATTCCTGAAGTAGGGGAACTGGATGAATTGGAAACCTTTGTTGGCTCAAAAAAAACAAAAT TCTGGGTGTGGACAGCCGTTGACCACTTTAAAAAAGGAATTTTAGGTTGGGTAATCGGAGATCATAGTAGCGAAACGTTTCGCCCATTATGGGAATTAGTTAAGTCTTGGGGATGCTATTTTTATGTGAGTGATGGATGGTCAGTTTATCCATGTTTTATAGCAGAGGGCGACCATATAATTAGTAAGACTTATATGACCAGAGTAGAGGGTGAGAACACACGTTTAAGACATTATCTAGCCCGATTGCATCGCAAAACACTCTGCTATTCTAAGTCTACAGAAATGTTAGGATACTCTATTCGTTTATTAATTCATTATCTGAAGTTTCAAGAAGTGCCTATTCCTTACTGA